From a single Rhizobium lusitanum genomic region:
- a CDS encoding [protein-PII] uridylyltransferase: MQTKRQACRQLAAVIEQDSGRPSMVKHDIDFSVILEVPALRAECETLAKRHDDKKDERSALLALLKKASQEGRANARRLLSQDGGGLDCAHRISWLQDQIITVLYDFTVHHLYPKQKGSFTVTAVGGYGRDTLAPGSDIDLLFLFQPKPAEETHKAVEFILYMLWDMGFKVGHATRTVEECIREAKSDMTIRTAILETRYICGNEPLAHELETRFDKEIVTNTGPEFIAAKLAERDERHRKAGDTRYLVEPNVKEGKGGLRDLHTLFWISKYYYHVRDPVELVKLGVLSKQEYRLFEKAEDFLWAVRCHMHFLTGKAEERLSFDIQREIAEALGYHARPGLSAVERFMKHYFLVAKDVGDLTRILCAALEDQQAKATPGLTGVISRFAHRSRKIPGTIEFVEDRGRIALANPDVFKRDPVSLIRLFFVADINGLEFHPDALKRVTRSLGLIDNDLRESEEANRLFLAILTSKRDPALILRRMNEAGVLGRFIPEFGKIVSMMQFNMYHHYTVDEHLIRAVEVLSEIDKGKAEDIHPLVNKLMPGIEDRDAIYVAVLLHDIAKGREEDHSEAGAKVARKLCPRFGLSPKQTELVVWLIAEHLTMSMVAQTRDLTDRKTIIDFADRVQSLERLKMLLILTVCDIRAVGPGVWNGWKGQLLRTLYYETELLLAGGFSEVSRKERAEAAAKALEAALDDWGQKARKAYVKLHYQPYLLSVPLEDQIRHTRFIRQTDKSGQVLATMVRTDSFHAITEITVLSPDHPRLLTVIAGACAAAGANIVDAQIFTTADGRALDTIHVSREFTDDADELRRAGTIGRMIEDVLAGRKRLPEVIATRTKNRRKNKAFVIPPSVTISNSLSNKFTVIEVECLDRTGLLSEITSVLSDLSLDIHSARITTFGEKVIDSFYVTDLVGQKITNENKRANITARLKPVMAGEEDEMRERMPSGMIAPASTRSLNTEKPSTEKKAGSAV; encoded by the coding sequence ATGCAGACGAAAAGACAGGCGTGCCGGCAATTGGCCGCGGTCATTGAACAGGATTCCGGTCGGCCGAGCATGGTTAAGCATGACATCGATTTCTCCGTCATTCTCGAGGTCCCCGCACTAAGGGCGGAATGCGAGACCCTTGCAAAGCGTCATGACGACAAGAAGGACGAGCGTTCCGCCCTTCTCGCTCTCTTGAAGAAGGCGAGCCAGGAAGGCCGCGCAAACGCACGCCGCCTGCTCTCGCAAGATGGCGGCGGGCTGGATTGCGCGCACAGGATTTCCTGGCTGCAGGATCAAATCATCACCGTTCTCTACGACTTCACGGTCCACCACCTCTATCCGAAGCAGAAGGGCAGCTTCACTGTCACCGCCGTTGGCGGCTATGGCCGTGACACGCTGGCGCCGGGCTCGGACATCGACCTTCTCTTCCTTTTCCAGCCGAAGCCGGCGGAGGAGACGCACAAGGCGGTCGAGTTCATCCTCTATATGCTCTGGGATATGGGTTTCAAGGTCGGCCACGCCACGCGCACCGTCGAGGAGTGCATACGCGAGGCGAAGTCGGACATGACGATACGCACCGCCATCCTCGAGACGCGCTATATCTGCGGCAACGAGCCCTTGGCGCACGAGTTGGAGACGCGGTTCGACAAGGAAATCGTCACCAATACCGGCCCGGAATTCATCGCCGCCAAGCTTGCTGAGCGCGACGAGCGCCACCGCAAGGCCGGCGACACCCGGTATCTGGTCGAGCCCAACGTCAAGGAAGGCAAGGGTGGCCTGCGCGATCTGCATACGCTGTTCTGGATCTCCAAATATTATTACCATGTCCGCGATCCGGTCGAACTGGTGAAGCTCGGGGTGCTCTCGAAGCAGGAATACCGCCTCTTCGAAAAGGCCGAGGATTTTCTCTGGGCCGTGCGCTGCCACATGCATTTCTTGACGGGCAAGGCGGAAGAGCGGCTGTCCTTTGACATTCAGCGCGAGATCGCCGAGGCGCTCGGCTATCACGCCCGGCCTGGCCTTTCCGCCGTCGAACGCTTCATGAAGCACTATTTCCTCGTCGCCAAGGATGTCGGTGATCTCACCCGCATTCTCTGCGCGGCGCTCGAGGACCAGCAGGCCAAGGCGACGCCGGGCCTGACCGGCGTCATCAGCCGCTTTGCCCATCGCTCGCGCAAGATCCCCGGCACGATCGAGTTCGTCGAGGATCGCGGCCGCATCGCGCTCGCCAATCCCGATGTCTTCAAGCGCGATCCGGTTAGCCTCATCCGCCTGTTCTTCGTCGCCGATATCAACGGGCTGGAATTCCATCCCGATGCGCTGAAGCGTGTTACCCGCTCGCTGGGCCTGATCGACAATGATCTCCGCGAGAGCGAGGAGGCAAACCGCCTGTTCCTGGCGATCCTCACTTCGAAGCGCGATCCGGCGCTGATCCTGCGCCGCATGAACGAGGCCGGCGTGCTCGGCCGTTTCATTCCGGAATTCGGCAAGATCGTCTCGATGATGCAGTTCAACATGTATCATCATTATACGGTCGACGAGCATCTGATCCGCGCCGTCGAGGTGCTGTCGGAGATCGACAAGGGCAAGGCCGAGGACATCCATCCGCTTGTCAACAAGCTGATGCCCGGCATCGAGGATCGTGACGCGATCTATGTTGCCGTGCTGCTGCACGACATCGCCAAGGGCCGGGAGGAAGATCATTCCGAAGCCGGCGCCAAGGTGGCGCGCAAGCTTTGCCCGCGCTTCGGCCTGTCGCCAAAACAGACCGAGCTGGTCGTCTGGCTGATCGCGGAGCATCTGACCATGTCAATGGTCGCCCAGACCCGCGACCTGACCGACCGCAAGACCATCATCGATTTCGCCGACCGGGTGCAGTCGCTTGAGCGCTTGAAGATGCTGCTGATCCTGACCGTCTGCGACATCCGCGCTGTCGGCCCCGGCGTCTGGAACGGCTGGAAGGGGCAGTTGCTGCGCACGCTCTATTACGAGACCGAGCTGCTGCTGGCTGGTGGCTTCTCGGAAGTATCGCGCAAGGAGCGGGCGGAAGCCGCCGCCAAGGCGCTCGAAGCGGCATTGGATGATTGGGGTCAGAAGGCTCGCAAGGCCTATGTCAAGCTGCACTACCAGCCCTATCTTCTGTCCGTGCCGCTGGAAGACCAGATCCGCCATACGCGGTTCATCCGCCAGACCGACAAATCGGGCCAAGTGTTGGCGACGATGGTACGGACCGACAGTTTCCACGCCATCACCGAAATCACCGTGCTGTCGCCCGACCACCCGCGTCTTCTGACCGTCATCGCCGGCGCTTGCGCCGCTGCCGGTGCCAACATCGTCGACGCACAGATCTTCACGACGGCGGATGGCCGCGCGCTCGACACCATCCATGTCAGCCGTGAATTCACCGACGATGCCGACGAGTTGCGCCGGGCCGGCACCATCGGCAGGATGATCGAGGACGTGCTGGCGGGCCGCAAGCGCCTGCCGGAAGTGATCGCCACGCGCACCAAGAACCGCCGCAAGAACAAGGCATTTGTCATTCCGCCATCGGTGACGATCTCCAACAGTCTGTCCAACAAGTTCACCGTCATCGAGGTCGAATGCCTAGACCGCACCGGTCTTTTGTCGGAAATCACTTCGGTTCTTTCGGACTTGTCGCTCGACATCCACTCGGCGCGGATCACAACCTTCGGCGAGAAGGTCATCGATAGTTTCTATGTGACCGACCTCGTCGGACAGAAGATCACCAACGAAAACAAGCGAGCCAACATTACCGCGCGCCTGAAGCCGGTGATGGCGGGTGAGGAGGACGAGATGCGTGAGCGCATGCCGTCCGGTATGATCGCGCCCGCCTCAACTCGGTCGCTCAATACCGAAAAGCCCAGTACTGAAAAGAAAGCCGGTTCAGCCGTATGA
- the murJ gene encoding murein biosynthesis integral membrane protein MurJ has protein sequence MSLVKKFITVGGATLGSRIFGFARETLMAAALGTGPMADVFYAAFRFPNLFRRLFAEGAFNAAFVPLFAKEIEANGIEGAKRFSEEVFGVLFSVLFLITVVMELCMPLIVRWIIAPGFADDPDKFSITVRLAAVMFPYLMCMSLTAMMSGMLNSLHHFFAAAVAPVFLNVVMIGALFYSLYFGAVPLQTAWYLSWGVLVAGILQLLVVYIGVRYAGINIGFRWPHFTPNVKRLLILAIPAAVTGGITQINQMIGQAIASSREGAIAALQYADRIYQLPLGVVGVAVGVVLLPELARSLKSGHLKEAGNLQNRSIEFVLFLTLPAAMALWVLSDDIIRVLYERRAFHQENTIIVGSILAIYGLGLPAFVLIKALQPGFYAREDTKTPMRFSGVAVATNCAIALSLFPYMGAPGIAVAEATAGWISTVLLFTTLLRRGHLTWEWALARRAALLLVSAGVMTAMVVYLQHRWEPWLASGASLLTKVSTLGLLIGISMLVYFAVAFLIGGADIGMIRRNVKRKPRAPAPDAANGE, from the coding sequence ATGAGCCTCGTCAAGAAATTCATCACCGTTGGTGGCGCGACGCTCGGCAGCCGCATCTTCGGTTTCGCCCGCGAAACGCTGATGGCAGCCGCCCTCGGTACCGGGCCGATGGCCGACGTCTTCTACGCCGCTTTCCGCTTTCCGAACCTGTTTCGCCGCCTTTTCGCCGAGGGTGCCTTCAACGCCGCCTTCGTGCCGCTGTTTGCCAAGGAGATCGAGGCGAACGGTATCGAGGGCGCCAAGCGTTTTTCCGAGGAAGTCTTCGGCGTTCTGTTCTCCGTGCTGTTCCTGATCACTGTCGTCATGGAATTGTGCATGCCGCTGATCGTGCGCTGGATCATCGCGCCGGGCTTTGCCGACGATCCGGATAAATTCTCGATCACGGTGCGCTTGGCAGCCGTGATGTTTCCCTATCTCATGTGCATGTCGCTGACGGCGATGATGAGCGGCATGCTGAATTCGCTGCATCATTTCTTTGCCGCCGCCGTTGCGCCGGTCTTCCTCAACGTGGTGATGATCGGAGCGCTGTTCTATTCGCTCTATTTCGGCGCCGTGCCGCTGCAAACCGCCTGGTATCTTTCCTGGGGCGTGCTTGTCGCCGGTATCCTGCAATTGCTCGTCGTTTATATCGGCGTGCGTTATGCCGGCATCAACATCGGCTTCCGCTGGCCGCACTTCACACCGAATGTGAAACGTCTGCTGATCCTCGCCATTCCCGCCGCCGTCACCGGCGGCATCACCCAGATCAACCAGATGATCGGCCAGGCGATAGCCTCCAGCCGCGAGGGCGCGATTGCAGCCCTGCAATATGCCGACCGCATCTATCAGCTGCCGCTCGGTGTCGTCGGCGTGGCCGTCGGCGTGGTGCTGCTGCCGGAGTTGGCGCGCTCCCTGAAGTCAGGCCATCTGAAAGAGGCCGGCAATTTGCAGAACCGCTCGATAGAATTCGTGCTGTTCCTGACCTTGCCGGCGGCCATGGCGCTCTGGGTGCTCTCCGATGATATCATTCGCGTTCTCTACGAACGCCGTGCCTTCCATCAGGAAAACACCATCATCGTTGGCTCGATCCTGGCGATCTACGGCCTGGGTCTGCCGGCCTTCGTGCTGATCAAGGCATTGCAGCCGGGCTTCTATGCCCGCGAGGATACCAAGACCCCGATGCGCTTCTCCGGTGTCGCTGTTGCCACCAACTGCGCGATCGCACTCAGCCTCTTCCCTTACATGGGGGCGCCCGGCATCGCCGTGGCCGAAGCGACGGCCGGCTGGATCAGCACCGTACTGCTGTTCACGACGCTATTGCGTCGGGGTCATCTGACCTGGGAATGGGCGCTTGCCCGTCGCGCCGCGCTGTTGCTCGTTTCAGCCGGCGTGATGACGGCCATGGTCGTCTATCTCCAGCATCGCTGGGAGCCATGGCTCGCCTCGGGCGCGTCGCTATTGACCAAGGTCAGCACGCTCGGCCTTTTGATCGGCATCTCCATGTTAGTCTACTTCGCCGTCGCCTTCCTCATCGGCGGCGCCGACATCGGCATGATCCGCCGCAATGTGAAGCGCAAGCCGCGAGCGCCAGCGCCGGATGCGGCGAACGGTGAGTAA
- a CDS encoding VOC family protein gives MPQSLFLITLVVDDYDRAKAFYCNCLGFECVTDEPQPEGKRWIVVKPKGGDGAALLLAQAADDGQRAAIGNQTGGRVGFFLKTDDFASDHAAMVAKGLRFLEEPRHEVYGIVAVFADPYGNSWDLIQHSS, from the coding sequence ATGCCCCAATCCCTCTTCCTCATCACCCTCGTCGTCGATGACTATGATCGCGCCAAGGCCTTCTATTGCAATTGCCTCGGCTTTGAGTGCGTGACTGACGAGCCGCAGCCCGAAGGCAAACGCTGGATCGTGGTGAAGCCGAAGGGTGGTGATGGCGCGGCGCTCCTGCTGGCACAAGCCGCCGACGACGGGCAGCGGGCGGCCATCGGCAATCAAACCGGCGGCCGTGTCGGTTTCTTCCTCAAGACCGACGATTTTGCCAGTGATCATGCGGCGATGGTCGCGAAAGGTCTCCGTTTTCTGGAGGAGCCGCGCCATGAGGTCTACGGTATAGTCGCCGTCTTCGCGGACCCCTACGGCAACAGCTGGGATCTGATCCAGCATTCTTCCTGA
- the trpS gene encoding tryptophan--tRNA ligase gives MTEFQPLVFSGVQPTGNLHLGNYLGAIRKFVALQENNDCMYCVVDMHALTAQLVHEDMRSQTRSITAAFLAAGIDPEKHIVFNQSTVPQHAELAWIFNCVARIGWMNRMTQFKDKAGKDREQASLGLYAYPSLMAADILLYRATHVPVGDDQKQHLELTRDIAMKFNLDFMEHIRRSGYGIDITVGDEPVHAYFPMVEPLIDGPAPRVMSLRDGTKKMSKSDASDLSRINLLDDEENISKKIRKAKTDPDGLPSEIAGLSNRPEADNLVGIYAALADKSKADVLSEFGGQQFSVFKPALVDLAVNVLSPITGEMRRLMADPGHIDAILRDGGARARARAEVTMNQVRDIVGFIY, from the coding sequence ATGACCGAATTCCAGCCGCTCGTATTCTCCGGCGTCCAGCCGACCGGCAATCTCCATCTTGGCAATTATCTCGGCGCGATCCGCAAGTTCGTGGCGTTGCAGGAAAATAACGATTGCATGTATTGCGTCGTTGACATGCATGCGCTGACCGCCCAGCTCGTGCATGAGGACATGCGGAGCCAGACGCGTTCGATCACCGCCGCCTTCCTTGCCGCCGGCATCGATCCGGAAAAGCATATCGTCTTCAATCAGTCGACTGTGCCGCAGCATGCCGAACTTGCCTGGATCTTCAATTGCGTCGCCCGCATCGGCTGGATGAACCGCATGACGCAGTTCAAGGATAAGGCCGGCAAGGACCGCGAGCAGGCCTCTCTCGGCCTCTACGCCTATCCGAGCCTGATGGCCGCCGACATTCTGCTTTATCGCGCCACGCATGTGCCTGTTGGTGACGACCAGAAGCAGCATCTGGAATTGACCCGCGACATCGCCATGAAGTTCAATCTGGACTTCATGGAGCACATCCGCCGCTCGGGCTACGGCATCGACATCACGGTCGGCGATGAGCCGGTGCATGCCTATTTCCCGATGGTCGAGCCGCTGATCGATGGTCCGGCGCCGCGCGTCATGTCCTTGCGTGATGGCACCAAGAAGATGTCGAAGTCGGATGCCTCCGACCTGTCGCGTATCAACCTGCTCGATGACGAGGAAAACATCTCGAAGAAAATCCGCAAGGCCAAGACCGATCCGGATGGCTTGCCGAGCGAGATTGCTGGCCTCTCCAACCGCCCGGAAGCCGATAATCTCGTCGGCATCTATGCAGCCCTTGCCGACAAGTCGAAGGCGGATGTTCTCTCGGAGTTTGGCGGTCAGCAGTTCTCCGTCTTCAAGCCGGCTCTGGTCGATCTCGCCGTCAATGTTCTGTCGCCGATCACCGGCGAGATGCGCCGCCTGATGGCAGATCCCGGTCATATCGATGCGATCCTGCGCGACGGCGGCGCCCGCGCCCGCGCCCGCGCCGAGGTGACGATGAACCAGGTTCGCGACATCGTCGGCTTTATTTACTGA
- a CDS encoding universal stress protein yields the protein MVSKRLSRLEGHRRKFMAVIDGTPECQRAVHYAGRRAKNSNGGLVLLYVIPEGDFQQWLGVEEIMRAEAREEAEATTAKAAQIVRENIGIDPEIVIREGSAADEINAMIEEDRDIALLVLAAGSAKEGPGPLVSSIAGRAAAFPIPVTVLPDTLTNEEIDALS from the coding sequence ATGGTATCAAAACGTCTCTCACGGCTCGAAGGTCACCGCCGCAAATTCATGGCGGTCATCGACGGCACGCCTGAATGCCAGCGCGCCGTCCATTATGCCGGCCGGCGGGCCAAGAATTCCAATGGTGGCCTTGTGCTTCTCTATGTGATCCCCGAGGGCGATTTCCAGCAATGGCTGGGTGTCGAGGAGATCATGCGGGCGGAAGCGCGTGAGGAGGCCGAGGCGACGACGGCAAAGGCGGCGCAGATCGTGCGCGAGAATATCGGCATCGATCCGGAGATCGTCATCCGCGAAGGGTCGGCCGCCGATGAGATCAATGCGATGATCGAGGAAGACCGGGATATTGCCCTGCTCGTTCTGGCCGCCGGTTCGGCCAAGGAAGGGCCAGGGCCGCTGGTGTCTTCGATCGCAGGGCGCGCCGCTGCCTTCCCGATCCCCGTGACGGTGCTGCCGGATACGTTGACGAACGAGGAAATCGACGCCCTGAGTTGA
- a CDS encoding NifU family protein — MFIQTEATPNPATLKFLPGKVVMESGTAEFRSADEAEVSPLAARLFDIPGVSGVYFGYDFISVSKDDQEWQHLKPAILGSIMEHFMSGKPVMGAASVLSEAQDASGEFFDEGDETIVLTIKELLETRVRPAVAQDGGDITFRGFRDGKVYLNMKGSCAGCPSSTATLKHGIQNLLRHFVPEVQEVEAV; from the coding sequence ATGTTCATTCAGACCGAAGCGACGCCGAACCCCGCGACCCTGAAGTTCCTGCCGGGCAAGGTAGTGATGGAAAGCGGCACGGCCGAATTCCGTAGCGCCGACGAGGCGGAAGTCTCGCCGCTTGCCGCTCGCCTGTTCGATATCCCCGGCGTCAGCGGCGTCTATTTCGGCTACGATTTCATCTCCGTCTCCAAGGATGACCAGGAGTGGCAGCATCTGAAGCCCGCCATCCTCGGCTCGATCATGGAGCATTTCATGTCCGGCAAGCCGGTCATGGGCGCAGCATCGGTCCTCTCTGAAGCGCAGGACGCCAGCGGCGAGTTCTTTGATGAAGGCGACGAGACGATCGTGCTGACCATCAAGGAATTGCTCGAGACCCGCGTTCGTCCGGCCGTGGCCCAGGATGGCGGCGACATCACTTTCCGCGGCTTCCGTGATGGCAAGGTCTACCTCAACATGAAGGGATCCTGCGCCGGCTGCCCGTCGTCCACGGCAACGTTGAAGCATGGCATCCAGAATCTGCTGCGCCATTTCGTTCCGGAAGTTCAGGAAGTCGAAGCCGTCTAA
- the tsaB gene encoding tRNA (adenosine(37)-N6)-threonylcarbamoyltransferase complex dimerization subunit type 1 TsaB, with amino-acid sequence MIVLALDTAGVDCAAAVYDSGSDSVMGEVTETIGRGHAEHLMDVVDAALAKADIALAAVERIVVTVGPGSFTGIRIGVAAARGFALSLNIPAIGVTTLEVMAATAREQNPGQSVLAAIDAKREEIYLQSFDADGRPLDEARAVTIDEALVIAGAFDGIVTGTAVARLSDTPPAERPDAFPIAVVARLGAAKPVSDKPKPLYLRGPDARPQAGYAVARL; translated from the coding sequence ATGATTGTACTGGCGCTCGACACGGCAGGTGTAGATTGCGCTGCCGCGGTGTATGATAGCGGCAGTGATTCTGTGATGGGGGAGGTCACGGAGACGATCGGGCGGGGGCATGCCGAGCATTTGATGGATGTTGTCGACGCGGCGCTGGCGAAAGCCGATATAGCGCTCGCAGCGGTCGAGCGCATCGTCGTGACCGTCGGCCCTGGCTCCTTCACCGGCATTCGCATCGGCGTCGCTGCCGCTCGTGGTTTCGCACTTTCCCTCAACATTCCCGCCATCGGCGTCACGACCCTTGAGGTCATGGCCGCCACTGCGCGGGAGCAAAATCCGGGTCAATCGGTTCTGGCCGCCATCGACGCCAAGCGCGAGGAGATCTATCTCCAGTCCTTCGACGCCGATGGCCGCCCGCTGGACGAGGCCCGTGCCGTGACGATCGATGAAGCGCTAGTGATCGCTGGTGCCTTCGACGGTATCGTCACTGGTACAGCTGTCGCCCGGCTCAGCGATACGCCGCCCGCGGAGCGGCCCGACGCATTTCCGATTGCCGTCGTTGCCCGGCTGGGCGCTGCCAAACCTGTCAGCGACAAGCCGAAACCACTTTATCTTCGCGGACCCGATGCCAGACCGCAGGCCGGGTACGCTGTTGCCAGGCTATAG
- a CDS encoding GNAT family N-acetyltransferase, producing the protein MLESYLTLKAEYEIVPMQLRDCVEVAALHGERFARVWGDTEFEDLLSQDTTFGFVARQTNAILKKSLPGFVLARHMAGEAEILTIAVSAKLGRTGLGWRLMQAALREARNRGGETMFLEVDGVNQPAVGLYRKLGFETVGERKAYYVDENGAKSTALVMRRVLR; encoded by the coding sequence ATGCTCGAATCCTATCTTACCTTGAAAGCCGAATATGAGATCGTCCCGATGCAGCTTCGGGATTGCGTCGAAGTTGCCGCCCTGCATGGCGAACGGTTCGCGCGGGTCTGGGGCGATACCGAGTTCGAGGATCTGCTGTCGCAGGACACGACCTTCGGTTTCGTCGCTCGGCAGACCAACGCCATTCTGAAAAAGTCGCTTCCGGGCTTCGTGCTGGCGCGGCATATGGCGGGCGAAGCCGAGATCCTGACGATTGCCGTCAGCGCCAAGCTTGGCCGTACAGGCCTTGGCTGGAGGCTGATGCAGGCGGCGTTGCGCGAGGCGCGCAATCGTGGCGGCGAAACCATGTTTCTCGAGGTCGACGGCGTCAATCAGCCGGCCGTCGGGCTCTACCGCAAGCTCGGTTTCGAGACGGTCGGCGAGCGCAAGGCCTATTATGTCGATGAAAACGGTGCGAAATCGACGGCGCTTGTCATGCGGCGCGTTCTTCGCTAG
- a CDS encoding Fur family transcriptional regulator, producing the protein MIDPVKSLEELCAERGMRMTEQRKVIARIIESSEDHPDVEELHRRSVKVDAKISISTVYRTVKLFEDAGLLARHDFRDGRSRYETVPEEHHDHLIDLKSGEVIEFHSPEIEALQERIAREHGFKLVDHRLELYGIPLKKDEG; encoded by the coding sequence ATGATCGATCCCGTAAAATCTCTGGAGGAGCTTTGCGCCGAGCGCGGGATGCGCATGACGGAGCAGCGCAAGGTTATTGCCCGCATCATCGAAAGTTCCGAGGACCATCCCGATGTCGAGGAGCTGCATCGTCGCTCCGTCAAGGTGGACGCGAAGATCTCGATTTCGACGGTCTATCGCACGGTAAAGCTTTTTGAGGATGCCGGCCTTCTTGCGCGCCATGATTTCCGCGACGGCCGCTCTCGGTACGAAACCGTGCCGGAAGAGCACCATGATCATCTGATCGATCTGAAGAGCGGCGAGGTGATTGAGTTCCACTCGCCGGAGATCGAGGCGCTGCAGGAGCGTATCGCCCGCGAACATGGTTTCAAGCTCGTCGATCACCGGCTGGAGCTCTATGGTATCCCGCTGAAGAAGGACGAAGGCTGA
- a CDS encoding lysophospholipid acyltransferase family protein — protein sequence MVTWLRVGCAVIAICVVSLVMLPLQILCLRFDWKLRRYLPRYWHRIACYWLGVRVHVIGQPERSRPLMLAANHSSWLDILVLSSVVDVAFIAKSEVRDWPIFGQFAQWQKSVFIEREQKRKTGDQVNEIAERMANGEIMVLFPEGTTSDGNRLLEVKSSLFGAAAAALPKTPDAVVHVQPVAVAYTRIHGIAMGRYYRPIAAWPGDIELVPHLKDIVACGAIDVDVCFGEAVEYRADTKRKDVSATVARRIRNMLSSRLLGREIA from the coding sequence TTGGTGACCTGGCTGCGCGTCGGCTGTGCCGTCATCGCTATCTGCGTCGTCAGTCTCGTCATGCTGCCGCTGCAGATCCTCTGCCTGCGCTTTGACTGGAAGCTCAGGCGTTATCTGCCGCGCTACTGGCACCGCATCGCCTGCTACTGGCTCGGCGTTCGCGTCCATGTCATTGGACAGCCGGAACGCAGCCGGCCGTTGATGCTCGCCGCCAACCATTCATCCTGGCTGGATATTCTCGTGCTGTCCTCGGTTGTCGACGTCGCCTTCATCGCCAAGTCTGAGGTGCGGGACTGGCCGATTTTCGGTCAGTTCGCCCAGTGGCAGAAAAGCGTCTTTATCGAGCGCGAGCAGAAGCGCAAGACCGGCGATCAGGTGAACGAGATCGCCGAGCGCATGGCCAATGGCGAGATCATGGTGCTGTTTCCCGAAGGCACGACCTCGGATGGCAACCGCCTGCTGGAGGTCAAATCCTCGCTGTTTGGCGCCGCTGCCGCCGCCTTGCCGAAAACGCCTGACGCCGTCGTGCATGTTCAGCCGGTGGCAGTTGCCTATACCCGCATTCACGGCATCGCCATGGGCCGCTACTATCGCCCGATCGCTGCCTGGCCCGGTGATATCGAACTGGTGCCACACCTGAAGGATATTGTCGCCTGTGGCGCCATCGATGTGGATGTCTGTTTTGGCGAAGCGGTGGAGTATCGCGCCGACACCAAACGCAAGGATGTCAGCGCCACCGTCGCGCGGCGGATCCGCAACATGCTCTCAAGCCGGCTGCTTGGCCGCGAGATTGCCTGA